The proteins below come from a single Chryseobacterium capnotolerans genomic window:
- a CDS encoding beta-carotene 15,15'-monooxygenase: protein MTNINAAAGYYGSEPADIQFSVALFYAGYVGFYSLERRFFSFLAAKEYFLLFTTLQIAACLICYFTREVYVLFPVRFIQGMLFAGNVNLSLTLIFTRLSSERGREISFSVFFGILICALPFNNLITADLIDSYNFNIVYKTAIFSYLPGLIFLTLAMTNYRPNVRFHLYKLDWQSFAVFSTILVLIGYIAIFGQEYYWQEDTRILGSVIAILALVGISVFRQNSIKRPYIDLRVFRYRNFKVGLLILFVMYICRFASGITNSYFATELHLDPFYISYINIFNLSGLVIGVIIACCMVLQKRKIQYIWVPGFLMLLLFHALMYYSFDVQADEFNYYIPLFLQGLGVGLIMVPTIIFIISSVPASIGPSAAATALAIRYLGFCASIALINFFELFEKSRHYNAFQDHITKIDPFVKDFLHKQTAKLTAKGMLEDHAVKASNKLLMGRLNVQDHVRFAMDYYEMMVWLLAGALLLILLFPYLNRTALYLKSRRLSPA from the coding sequence TTGACCAACATCAATGCGGCAGCAGGATATTATGGAAGTGAACCTGCTGATATTCAGTTTTCAGTAGCATTATTTTACGCCGGATATGTGGGATTTTACAGCCTGGAAAGAAGATTTTTCAGCTTTCTGGCCGCAAAAGAATATTTTCTGTTATTTACTACTTTGCAGATTGCCGCCTGTTTGATCTGTTATTTTACCCGGGAGGTTTATGTCCTGTTTCCCGTTCGTTTCATTCAGGGAATGTTATTTGCTGGAAATGTCAACCTTTCACTCACTCTGATCTTTACACGGCTGAGTAGTGAAAGAGGAAGGGAAATAAGTTTTTCCGTATTCTTTGGAATTCTGATCTGTGCATTGCCTTTTAATAATCTGATTACAGCAGATCTTATAGATTCCTATAATTTTAATATTGTTTATAAAACTGCTATTTTTTCGTATCTGCCGGGTCTTATTTTCCTTACGCTGGCCATGACGAATTACAGGCCTAATGTGAGATTTCATTTGTATAAACTGGATTGGCAGAGCTTTGCTGTTTTCAGTACAATTTTGGTACTGATAGGATATATAGCCATTTTCGGACAGGAATATTATTGGCAGGAAGATACCAGAATTCTAGGAAGTGTTATTGCTATTTTGGCGTTGGTTGGGATATCAGTCTTTCGTCAGAATTCGATTAAAAGACCTTATATAGACCTTAGGGTTTTCAGATATAGAAATTTTAAAGTAGGGTTATTAATTCTTTTTGTGATGTATATCTGCCGTTTTGCTTCAGGAATTACCAATAGTTATTTTGCGACAGAACTGCATCTTGACCCATTTTATATTTCCTATATCAATATTTTCAATCTTTCCGGGTTAGTGATAGGGGTTATCATTGCCTGTTGTATGGTTTTGCAGAAGAGAAAGATTCAGTATATCTGGGTTCCCGGATTTTTAATGTTGCTTCTGTTTCATGCATTGATGTATTATTCTTTTGATGTACAGGCTGATGAATTCAATTATTATATTCCTTTATTTCTTCAGGGATTAGGAGTTGGATTGATCATGGTTCCAACGATTATTTTCATTATATCTTCAGTCCCAGCTTCGATCGGACCTTCTGCTGCAGCAACGGCCCTGGCTATACGTTATTTAGGTTTCTGTGCCAGTATTGCTTTGATTAATTTTTTTGAACTCTTTGAAAAAAGCCGCCATTATAATGCATTTCAGGACCATATAACAAAGATTGACCCTTTTGTAAAAGATTTTCTTCATAAGCAGACTGCCAAACTTACTGCTAAAGGAATGCTGGAAGATCATGCTGTAAAAGCATCTAATAAATTATTGATGGGAAGGCTGAATGTTCAGGATCATGTACGTTTTGCGATGGATTATTATGAAATGATGGTATGGCTTCTTGCTGGAGCTCTGCTATTAATTCTTCTTTTTCCATATCTGAACCGTACGGCTCTTTATTTGAAATCCCGCAGGTTATCGCCTGCCTAA
- a CDS encoding HlyD family secretion protein, whose amino-acid sequence MKKKYTPTDRLITKITGWISVLIVAALAVWGGFTLKNYYRYEQTNDAQVQEYVNPVISRAGGFIVAVKFEENQEVKKGDTLLLIDNREYVLQQKQTQAALQKARAELKVLQSTTGTTEKEAAAAQAQVDANKAKVWKQQLDYNRYKKLYDEESATKQRLEDVKATLDVNESDYKSSQDNYAASVSKINDIQTEKAVVQAEIVRLEALLDRHKLDVSYTAVVASYDGRMGRRTVEVGQMIDAGETLAFIVNNETDKWVVANYKETQIKDMKIGDHVKIIADSYPDKEFQGTIISLSPATGSSFSLLPPDNSTGNYVKIVQRIPVRIRVDGKRKDIDILKMGMNVNVYAHKKHS is encoded by the coding sequence ATGAAAAAAAAATATACCCCAACCGACAGGCTGATCACAAAGATCACAGGATGGATTTCCGTTTTAATCGTTGCCGCACTTGCTGTCTGGGGCGGTTTTACCTTAAAAAATTACTACAGATATGAACAAACTAATGATGCCCAGGTTCAGGAATATGTAAACCCTGTGATCTCAAGAGCAGGCGGATTCATTGTAGCGGTGAAATTTGAAGAAAATCAGGAAGTTAAAAAAGGAGATACTCTTTTATTGATCGATAATCGTGAATATGTGCTTCAACAAAAACAAACACAGGCAGCTCTTCAGAAGGCCCGTGCAGAATTAAAAGTTTTACAGAGTACTACCGGAACTACAGAAAAAGAAGCCGCCGCTGCACAGGCACAAGTAGATGCAAATAAAGCAAAAGTCTGGAAACAACAGCTTGATTACAATCGCTATAAAAAACTTTATGATGAAGAATCTGCTACGAAACAGAGGCTTGAAGATGTAAAAGCCACCTTGGATGTGAATGAAAGTGATTATAAATCTTCCCAGGATAATTACGCTGCTTCTGTATCTAAAATTAATGATATTCAGACTGAAAAGGCTGTAGTGCAGGCAGAAATTGTAAGATTGGAAGCCTTATTAGACCGTCATAAATTAGACGTAAGCTATACGGCAGTAGTGGCTTCGTATGATGGAAGAATGGGACGAAGAACCGTTGAAGTCGGGCAAATGATTGATGCCGGAGAAACGCTTGCCTTTATCGTGAATAACGAAACGGATAAATGGGTGGTGGCCAATTATAAAGAAACCCAGATTAAGGATATGAAAATCGGAGATCATGTGAAAATCATTGCAGATTCCTATCCTGACAAAGAATTTCAGGGTACCATCATTTCATTATCACCGGCAACGGGTTCAAGTTTTTCATTACTGCCTCCTGATAACTCTACAGGAAACTATGTGAAAATTGTACAGCGTATTCCTGTAAGAATCAGAGTAGATGGAAAAAGAAAAGATATTGATATTCTCAAAATGGGAATGAACGTCAACGTATATGCCCATAAAAAGCATTCCTAA
- a CDS encoding TolC family protein gives MKIYVTGLLMLGAFYTLSAQTGSPRNDTIRISLKDAWQRAEENSRHIKIKTINVDIAEAEVKDAKRERLPEIEVKGTAEKASNIPIYENGIFSKPTQHEVIHTLYRAGADFYLNIYNGNKLNLKIKENQTLQKIKNIQKDQSISDIHYKTAALYLELQKTLIFRDLIKQDIEDQKTQLKEIQSLYKNGVVLKSDVLRIELELSKRKMTLVTIENDILIATQKLNIILGIPDEQVVIPEVPLNQWNESATYADYLKLALDHSFDYHVSEQQTELSILKLKQIKANVRPKIGMYGEFYYANPQIFLYPYNPYWYSLGIVGIKASFSISSLYHNTQKVKAAELEFEKEEVAHKDTEDKVRQQVKEAYLRYQEALEQIKVAEINVVQAKENARIIKNTYFNQTSLITELLDADIQLLQTKFELEAAKIMAQNNYYLLQNITGVL, from the coding sequence ATGAAAATCTATGTCACCGGACTGCTGATGTTGGGAGCTTTCTACACTTTATCAGCTCAGACAGGCAGTCCACGAAATGATACCATCCGGATCTCCCTAAAAGACGCATGGCAAAGAGCTGAAGAAAACAGCCGTCATATTAAAATCAAAACCATCAATGTAGACATTGCCGAAGCCGAAGTAAAAGATGCCAAAAGAGAAAGACTTCCGGAAATAGAAGTTAAAGGAACGGCAGAAAAAGCGTCCAATATTCCTATCTATGAAAACGGAATTTTTTCCAAACCTACCCAACACGAGGTGATCCACACCCTTTACAGAGCCGGAGCCGATTTTTATCTGAACATTTATAACGGAAATAAACTCAATCTTAAAATCAAGGAGAATCAGACCCTTCAAAAGATCAAGAATATTCAAAAAGATCAATCCATTTCCGACATTCATTACAAGACAGCTGCCCTTTATCTTGAATTACAGAAAACATTAATCTTCAGAGATCTGATTAAACAGGATATTGAAGACCAAAAGACACAGCTTAAAGAAATACAATCTTTATATAAGAATGGAGTGGTTTTGAAAAGTGATGTTTTAAGAATAGAATTAGAGCTTTCCAAACGTAAAATGACTTTGGTTACCATTGAAAATGATATTCTTATTGCAACTCAGAAGCTGAATATCATCCTTGGAATTCCGGACGAACAAGTAGTTATTCCCGAAGTCCCACTTAATCAATGGAATGAAAGTGCAACCTATGCTGATTATTTGAAACTGGCGCTGGATCACTCGTTCGATTACCATGTTTCTGAACAGCAAACAGAATTGAGTATCCTTAAACTAAAACAGATAAAGGCGAATGTAAGACCTAAAATCGGAATGTATGGTGAATTCTACTATGCGAATCCGCAGATTTTCCTTTATCCTTACAATCCGTATTGGTACTCGCTGGGAATTGTAGGTATTAAGGCTTCATTTTCAATATCCTCACTCTATCATAATACTCAAAAGGTAAAAGCGGCCGAATTGGAATTTGAAAAAGAGGAAGTAGCACACAAAGACACGGAGGATAAAGTAAGACAGCAGGTGAAAGAAGCATATTTACGTTACCAGGAAGCATTGGAGCAGATCAAAGTTGCTGAAATCAATGTTGTTCAGGCCAAAGAAAATGCACGTATCATCAAAAATACCTATTTCAACCAAACTTCTCTTATCACAGAGCTTTTAGATGCAGACATACAGCTTCTTCAGACAAAATTTGAGCTGGAAGCTGCGAAAATCATGGCACAAAACAATTATTATTTACTACAAAATATCACAGGCGTTTTATAA
- a CDS encoding AraC family transcriptional regulator, translating into MGLIAALPDIDKHDKSVFVMHEKSEKLIPFHKHTKGQLSYVEGGIAYITIDNRTYVVPARHFFWIPQGMEHILEIGHNATVLRSLYFYAHDDISDPFYSRLGIYPASELLIQMIKYTEMWDEKHVTEKDENFEFLVALKKILPKTHKQPLPIILPATHNKQMMKIVSYLEWNMGEKLTLSNVSTRFGLSERSMSRLFKADMDISFLQYLKTLRIIKAIELLLNTDKPINEIADDVGYSSISAFSDTFHEFTQSRPSDLRKSSKAF; encoded by the coding sequence ATGGGATTAATTGCAGCACTTCCGGACATTGACAAACATGATAAAAGTGTCTTCGTCATGCACGAAAAATCAGAAAAACTAATTCCGTTTCATAAACATACCAAAGGTCAATTAAGCTATGTAGAAGGCGGTATTGCTTATATTACCATCGATAACCGAACCTATGTAGTACCTGCCAGACATTTCTTCTGGATCCCACAAGGAATGGAGCATATCCTGGAAATTGGCCACAATGCAACTGTCTTGCGTTCGCTTTATTTTTATGCTCATGATGATATTTCAGATCCATTTTACAGTCGATTGGGCATTTATCCGGCATCAGAACTTCTGATCCAGATGATAAAATACACGGAGATGTGGGACGAAAAACATGTTACCGAAAAAGATGAAAATTTTGAGTTCCTGGTTGCTTTAAAAAAGATTCTGCCTAAAACCCATAAGCAGCCCTTACCTATTATCCTTCCTGCTACCCACAATAAACAAATGATGAAAATAGTCTCTTATCTGGAATGGAATATGGGTGAAAAGCTCACTCTTTCCAATGTAAGCACAAGATTCGGATTGAGTGAACGTTCTATGTCCCGATTGTTTAAAGCCGATATGGATATATCCTTTCTCCAGTATCTGAAAACATTAAGGATCATCAAAGCTATTGAGCTGCTCCTCAATACGGATAAACCCATTAACGAAATTGCCGATGATGTGGGCTATAGTTCGATCAGTGCTTTCAGCGATACCTTTCATGAGTTTACACAATCCAGGCCTTCGGATCTTAGGAAAAGCAGTAAGGCTTTTTGA
- a CDS encoding SDR family oxidoreductase, producing MVGGATQGIGAGIAIELAKCGANVTLMARNEEKLKNCIASMPIVNSEQKHQYLVVDFSDFEHYKNIVAEYFSTHSIDILVNNTNGPEPGLAIEKSVGDYQIAFDLLFKTVCETTMLALPYMIENKNGRIINVSSLSVKEPIGNLALSNSIRSAVAAWAKTLSNEVAQHNITVNNILTGYFDTERIQKLVNHEAQNTNASPDEIKKARENKIPMKRFGKPEEYGHLVAFLASEYASYLTGASVPLDGGLNNSY from the coding sequence TTGGTAGGAGGTGCTACACAGGGAATCGGAGCAGGAATTGCCATTGAACTGGCAAAATGTGGGGCTAATGTAACCCTAATGGCTCGTAACGAAGAGAAACTTAAGAATTGTATAGCTTCAATGCCAATAGTCAATTCAGAACAGAAACATCAGTATCTGGTGGTTGATTTTTCTGATTTTGAGCACTATAAGAACATTGTTGCAGAATATTTTAGTACCCATTCCATAGATATTTTGGTAAATAATACCAATGGTCCGGAACCAGGACTTGCCATTGAAAAAAGTGTTGGTGATTATCAAATAGCTTTTGATCTTCTTTTTAAAACCGTTTGTGAAACTACTATGTTGGCTTTACCATATATGATTGAAAATAAAAATGGCCGAATTATTAATGTTTCTTCACTCTCTGTAAAAGAACCCATCGGGAATCTGGCACTTTCCAATTCCATACGTTCTGCAGTGGCAGCATGGGCAAAAACCTTATCTAATGAAGTAGCGCAGCATAATATTACCGTCAATAATATTTTAACCGGATATTTTGATACAGAACGAATTCAGAAATTAGTGAATCATGAGGCTCAAAATACAAATGCCTCTCCCGATGAGATTAAGAAAGCCCGTGAAAACAAAATTCCAATGAAAAGATTCGGAAAACCTGAAGAATATGGTCATCTGGTAGCTTTTCTCGCTTCAGAATATGCTTCTTATCTTACCGGAGCGAGTGTTCCTTTGGATGGTGGGTTGAATAATTCGTATTAA
- a CDS encoding RidA family protein: MEKRIVNPWKWQNERSYAQAVEVKNAESTLYCSGQAAIDPDGTSSNKDMKSQLEQAIANLEEVITTAGYECRGIVRLNIYTTSTQELWPHFPILQEWIAAHHIEQAVTMLEVSGLFETLTVELEATVVK, translated from the coding sequence ATGGAAAAAAGAATCGTAAACCCTTGGAAATGGCAGAATGAAAGAAGCTATGCACAGGCTGTAGAAGTAAAGAATGCAGAAAGTACTTTATACTGCTCAGGACAGGCAGCCATTGACCCGGATGGTACTTCCAGTAATAAAGATATGAAAAGTCAGCTGGAGCAGGCGATAGCCAATCTTGAAGAAGTCATTACAACAGCTGGGTATGAGTGCAGGGGAATTGTCAGATTAAATATCTATACTACTTCAACCCAGGAACTATGGCCTCATTTTCCTATTCTTCAGGAATGGATTGCTGCTCATCACATTGAACAGGCAGTCACGATGCTTGAAGTCAGTGGCTTATTTGAGACCTTGACAGTAGAATTAGAAGCTACAGTTGTTAAGTAG
- a CDS encoding Crp/Fnr family transcriptional regulator, with amino-acid sequence MPDQLRTHIEKILPLSDEEFEYISSCFIYKKYKKHQFLVQEGELVPYNYFVLKGLLKLIYTDGAGKEHIVGFAMEDWWETDFPAYYHSKKATMSLICLEDTEVLCLTLEDYRKICSIHPKMEHFFLEKAYMGFISAQQRIISTMTTGIKERYEQLLKKYPSLVQRVPKSLLASYLGVSRETLSRLSI; translated from the coding sequence ATGCCGGATCAGTTAAGAACCCATATCGAAAAAATACTTCCTCTTAGTGATGAAGAGTTTGAATATATATCCTCCTGTTTTATCTATAAAAAATACAAAAAACACCAGTTCTTAGTACAGGAAGGAGAGCTTGTGCCCTACAATTACTTTGTCCTGAAAGGTCTTCTGAAATTAATTTATACTGATGGTGCAGGAAAAGAGCATATTGTAGGATTTGCAATGGAAGACTGGTGGGAAACCGATTTTCCCGCTTATTATCACAGTAAAAAGGCAACCATGTCACTGATATGCCTGGAAGATACAGAAGTACTATGTCTTACGCTTGAGGATTATAGAAAAATCTGCAGTATTCACCCTAAAATGGAGCATTTCTTTCTGGAAAAAGCCTATATGGGATTTATTTCAGCACAACAACGAATTATTTCTACCATGACAACCGGAATAAAAGAACGCTACGAGCAATTATTGAAAAAATATCCGTCTCTGGTACAGCGTGTCCCAAAATCATTACTGGCATCTTATCTGGGAGTTTCGCGGGAAACCCTGAGCCGTTTATCCATATAG
- a CDS encoding SMI1/KNR4 family protein, whose translation MNLAELEQKYTIQYPEIYRRLAENNMLDWGVSGSNWYYDTFPKLKENPPLLLFGFDIEIWNDQELVETSIDEMSDEEDYRNIHSDYQFIPFAQNGAGDLYVFQFDLQKNGEVPVTLIPHDDEEAEVLAGNFQDFIFRQLLESVAEINEDSMFYEEEEKDLKQNLFNQLKTHEAYLTARQVEILNTIYQRDIFEYTYNVPNGGSFETEGLVTFDEVEEILNKEIASEYLNRSFNYTEFSES comes from the coding sequence ATGAATTTAGCAGAATTAGAACAAAAATATACTATTCAGTACCCTGAAATCTATAGGCGATTAGCTGAAAATAATATGCTGGATTGGGGCGTATCCGGATCCAACTGGTATTATGATACTTTTCCGAAGCTAAAAGAAAATCCGCCCTTACTTTTATTTGGATTTGATATTGAAATCTGGAATGACCAGGAACTTGTTGAAACCTCTATTGATGAAATGTCTGATGAAGAAGATTACAGAAATATCCATTCAGATTATCAGTTCATTCCATTTGCACAGAATGGAGCCGGAGATCTGTATGTTTTTCAGTTTGATTTGCAGAAGAATGGGGAAGTTCCTGTGACACTTATTCCTCACGATGATGAAGAAGCTGAGGTATTAGCCGGAAATTTTCAGGATTTTATTTTTCGTCAGCTCCTCGAATCGGTAGCAGAGATCAATGAAGATTCTATGTTTTATGAAGAGGAAGAAAAAGATCTGAAGCAAAACCTCTTCAATCAGTTAAAAACACATGAGGCTTATCTTACGGCAAGACAGGTAGAAATCCTGAATACCATTTATCAACGTGATATTTTTGAATATACCTATAATGTTCCTAATGGTGGCTCATTTGAAACAGAAGGGTTGGTGACATTTGATGAAGTAGAAGAGATTTTAAATAAGGAGATCGCCTCTGAATACTTGAACAGAAGTTTTAATTATACAGAATTTTCGGAGTCATAA